The Polyangium mundeleinium genome contains the following window.
CCTCGCAGCGCGCCGCGAGCTTGGCCGCGACGACGTTCTTCGCGACGTACCGCGCGTAGTAGCAAGCCGAGCGGTCGACCTTCGTCGGGTCCTTGCCGCTGAAGGCGCCGCCGCCGTGCCGGCCCATGCCGCCGTACGTGTCGACGATGATCTTGCGGCCCGTGAGGCCCGCGTCGCCGTAGGGGCCGCCGATGACGAACCGGCCCGTGGGGTTGATGAAGAACTTCGTGTTCTTGTCGACGAGCTTCTGCGGGAGGACCTTGTCGATGACGAGCGTGCGCATCGCCTCGACGATCTCCTTGTGCTTCACGTCCGGCCCGTGCTGCGTCGAGAGCACGACCGCGGCGATGCGCGCGGGGACGTCGTTCTCGTACTCGACCGTCACCTGCGTCTTGCCGTCCGGCCGGAGCCAGTTGACCTTCTTCGACTTGCGGACCTCGGCGAGCTTGCGGGCCATGCGGTGCGCGAACGAGATCGGGGCCGGCATGAGCTCGGGGGTCTCGTCCGTCGCGTACCCGAACATCAGGCCCTGGTCTCCCGCCCCCTGCTCCTTGAACAGGCCCTCGCCCTCCGTCACGCCGCGCGAGATGTCCGGGCTCTGCTTCTCGATCGCCGTGAGCACCGCGCACGTCTCGTAGTCGAAGCCCATCGACGAGTCCGTGTACCCGATGTCCTTGATCGTGCTTCGAACGACCACGGGCATGTCGACCCACGCGGAGGTCGTGATCTCGCCGGCCACGATCGCCATGCCGGTCTTGACCATCGTCTCGCAGGCGACACGCGCCGTCGGATCCTGCGCGAGGATGCCGTCGAGGATGGCGTCGGAGATCTGGTCGCAAATCTTGTCGGGGTGGCCTTCCGTGACGGACTCGGACGTGAACTGGTAACGGCGCATGGATGCTCCTTGGGACGGACGGGGCGTACGCATACGCCGTGGACGATGCACCGTCAACGCGCCGAATACGACAAAAGCGAAGCGCCGGGCCTCTTGAAGGCGACCCGGCGCACGCGACACTGTCTCTGGAAATCCGTCAGCCGCCCAGCCCCTCGAGCTTGGCGACGAGGTCGGGCGAGAAGGTGCCCTGCGAGAGGCGCGAGCGCACCTGCTTGAAGAGGCCTTGCCACTTGGTCTTCTGGTCGGCCGTGAGTTCGACGACCGTCATCTTGCCCTTCAGGCGACCGAACGCGGCGTCGTCCTCGCTGCGGATGCGCTTCGTGAGCGCCGTGGCGGCCACCTTGCCAGTGTCCTGGAGGATGGTCTTGAGGTCGGCCGGCAGCGCGTCGAGCTTCTTGCTCGACAGAACGAGCGCGC
Protein-coding sequences here:
- the metK gene encoding methionine adenosyltransferase, encoding MRRYQFTSESVTEGHPDKICDQISDAILDGILAQDPTARVACETMVKTGMAIVAGEITTSAWVDMPVVVRSTIKDIGYTDSSMGFDYETCAVLTAIEKQSPDISRGVTEGEGLFKEQGAGDQGLMFGYATDETPELMPAPISFAHRMARKLAEVRKSKKVNWLRPDGKTQVTVEYENDVPARIAAVVLSTQHGPDVKHKEIVEAMRTLVIDKVLPQKLVDKNTKFFINPTGRFVIGGPYGDAGLTGRKIIVDTYGGMGRHGGGAFSGKDPTKVDRSACYYARYVAKNVVAAKLAARCEVQIAYAIGVAQPVGVHVNTFGTGRVADEVLEKYILESFDMRPKAIIDQLDLLKPIYRKTAAYGHFGRDDFSWEKTDRAAKMADDLLRPSVSTTNGSSHANGSSKKDQKKRKKASSASPEA